The sequence below is a genomic window from Nostoc flagelliforme CCNUN1.
GGAATTAATATGTTACCTTATATTATACTGATCGAAATGGAATATCAGTTCCTGCTAATTATCGGATTGTAAATAAAAATGAGAGGAAGACAAAACATGATTATTTTTTAGAAATGTTGGCAGAAGTTGAAGCTTGGGGACTAAAACCATCAGTAGTGACAGGAGACAGTTGGTATGCCTCTAAGGACAACCTCAATATCCTTAAAGACAAGGCATTGAGTGGTTTGTTTGCCCTGGAAGCTAATCGCCTGGTATCACCGACGACGGGTGTATGTCAAAATAAAAAGTTTAGATATTCCTCAAGATGGCTTAATGGTAAATCTCAAAAAAGTGGGGCAGGTTAAAATATTTAGAATGGTCTTCAAAAACGAATTCCGTTACTATGCTATGTTTGTTCCAAACCCTGAAAAAATATCGGGACTTAGCTGGGAAGATTTTCAAAGGATTCATGACCTACATTGGGAGATTGAGCAGTACCATAGAGCCTTGAAACAAGTGTGTAATATTGAACGGTTTCAAGTCCGGGAAAGTTCAGCATTAGAACTCATATATTCTGTGCAATTCGCGGATTTGTCCAGTTAGAGTTTCTCAGATTTCAAGGTCAAATTCTCAATTGGTATTCGTTGCAAAGAAATTTATTTACTGAAGTCATCCGTTCTTTTATTCTTGATAATTTAGCGGCTCAATTCCTTGATCTGAACAACTTGGAGAAAATCGCTTCATTCTAAGATCATGTCATATTGATTTTGTCAATGTGCAAGTCCTAGCTTGTTTGCACTTAGACTGGCGAGCCAGCACAAACGCGATCGCCAACACCCTGAGATAACCAAATATCGTTATGCACATAACAGCCATTTTGTACAGTGCGTAAGTCCTAAATTTTTGTAATGAAATTTCTGCTTTTTGCGAAAAAATTGTTGAACAACTAGCTGCCTAGAAGCTTGACATACAATGCTTTCCTTGTCAGTATACTGAGGAAGATTCAAGTAGGATTTCTATATGTCAAATAAATTCAATTACGTGGCAAAGTTAGCATCAGCTCTAACTTTAACATTTCTTTCTATGGCTTTTGTAGCTCAAGCAGACCAAAAAGCTTTTGCTCAAGTTGTAAGAAGTGGTACATCAGGTTCTGGAAATTGGAAAGAATATGATCCAACTAGACCTGGCTTTGGTATTTATATTGATATAAATACTAATACAGGATTCACCGGAACTCCAATTTATGTCACATCATTAGCTTGTAAAACTAATTGTTGGACAACTACAGGTGGAGCAGCAGTTTATAACCCTACACCTAACACTATTCGTGTTTATGTTCGTTACGCTGACGGCAAGCCTTTGTACCCTGCTGATGCTTTGAGAGATGGTTGGACTATTAATTGGATTGCCACTCAATAATAAAGCGCGTACACCGGACACTACCACCAAGAATAAATGAGGCCACCGCCCCCAACTCGTCTACCCAACAAGCATTACAGGTAAGCGAGAATACCTTACACCAAGTGAAGTACGATCTCTGCTGAATGCTGCGCTCGATCGCAAAGCTCGTTATTCTCACCGTGATTATACACTGATGTTGCTCATGTTCCGCCACGGTCTGAGGGTAGGGGAAGCTGTAGGGGCTAAGTGCGGTTTAAGATGGGATGCGCTGATGTGGGCCGAACGCCAGATTTTCATCACCAGGGAAAAGGGCAGTGATTCTGGGGTGCATCCCATAATAGCTGTCTGATTGCACCCTGTTCCCAGCTTCGCTCCGTAGAATTCCGAGTCTACTCGGCGTGGGCAGATAGGAAGTCATACCTGAGTCTGGTAGGCGGGACTTTCACCCGCATTCCTCCGAGAGTTCAACAATGGAATTACGGGATCGCAGACTGTACCGTTCGACCCACAAAACCTTTGAGGAATATTGCAGGGAAAGGTTTAGTTATACTCACCGCCATGTGAATTATTTAATAGCTGGTTTAAAGATAGTTGAGAACGGGAGCAACGCGAAAAAGTGAGATCCTCGTGAAATAGGCTCTTGAGGCAGGGGGAGCAGGGGGAGCAGGGGGAGCAGGGGGAGTAAAGAGAGAATTTAGTAAGTTTTGCTACTGAGATACTCCGAAATATACTTAATTTATTTCTCTCCCCCTGCCTCAAGAGCCTCAAGAGCTTGCCTACCTCACAAAATTTTCTTAACTTTTATCAAGAAATAGCTAATTAAATTAATAATCATTATTCTTCAATTAACCATGCCTCTCCCAGACTACATAGACAACTCCCGCTACAAACTCCAAACCATCCTCAAAACCTTAATTGAGGAGGAAAACCAAATTATCCTGGACATCGCCACCGGATTTTTCCGCATCGAGGCATGGGTGCGCCTAGAAGCTGCCATGAACCGCCTAACCAATCTGCGGTTACTCATTGGGCGCGACCCAACCATTCGACCAGCAGAAAGCGATCGCATCGACTTAATCCGCTACTTTCGCCGTGACATTCAGCAGGAGTTAGAGGAAGAAGACTTTAAGGCAAGCTATAAACAGCAGATTGACCGGATGATTGCTTACTTACAACAAGACCACATCCAGGTCAGATTGTATGGGGCAACTAACGGTGAATTTTTACACGCCAAAGCTTATACCCCTCTTCTGTCACTTTCCGAA
It includes:
- a CDS encoding tyrosine-type recombinase/integrase — translated: MNAALDRKARYSHRDYTLMLLMFRHGLRVGEAVGAKCGLRWDALMWAERQIFITREKGSDSGVHPIIAV
- a CDS encoding phospholipase D-like domain-containing protein — translated: MPLPDYIDNSRYKLQTILKTLIEEENQIILDIATGFFRIEAWVRLEAAMNRLTNLRLLIGRDPTIRPAESDRIDLIRYFRRDIQQELEEEDFKASYKQQIDRMIAYLQQDHIQVRLYGATNGEFLHAKAYTPLLSLSELSK